The Armatimonadota bacterium genome includes a window with the following:
- the cafA gene encoding ribonuclease G produces MSKEIIVNCDTRETRVALLENGKLVELHIEREERVVGSIFKCKVCNVLPGMDAAFVDIGLERNAFLYVADVIPEAIDEDEEGRRIDRRNLGIKDVLKVGQELLVQVVKGPRGTKGARVSTRISLPGRYLVLMPESENLGVSRRIDDSRERDRLKRIINACRPPNCGVIVRTEAEGKSEQDLRNDMEMLTRMWEQIQEESARTKAPGLVHKDLSLIYKTLRDVFGSDVTRVLIDSKEEHAKALELVEMMSPKLKSRVQLYDSPEPIFDHFGIETEIDRLLRRKVWLKSGGHLTIDETEALVTIDVNTGKFIGTTSLNETILRTNLDAAAEIARQLRLRDIGGIIVIDFIDMTSAKDRAQVVNALEKAMRSDRTRTKISHISPLGIVEMTRKRTGATISETVGEACPYCQGRGRVASAVSISIEAERALKKVASESSARALLIHVNPVVAFHLIGQRGEVIEEIERRIDRKIYVRAREDMHAEKFEITPGDEKELEKTLLPYNRDEIVECRVVRDPYSTLPHATAWLDGYLLDLANGGRYVGQVVRARLTEIRRSWASAEVVVGREAERPALARSRS; encoded by the coding sequence GTGTCTAAAGAGATCATCGTCAACTGTGACACACGCGAAACAAGGGTGGCGCTGCTGGAGAACGGGAAGCTCGTGGAGCTTCATATCGAGCGGGAAGAGCGCGTGGTCGGCAGCATCTTCAAATGCAAAGTCTGCAATGTGCTGCCCGGGATGGACGCCGCTTTCGTGGACATTGGCCTGGAGCGGAACGCCTTCCTGTATGTAGCCGATGTTATCCCGGAAGCCATAGATGAGGACGAGGAGGGGAGGCGAATAGACCGTCGGAACCTGGGCATCAAGGATGTCCTGAAGGTGGGCCAGGAATTGCTGGTCCAGGTGGTCAAAGGCCCCCGCGGGACGAAAGGCGCCCGCGTTTCCACCCGCATCTCGCTCCCGGGGCGGTATCTGGTGCTGATGCCCGAAAGTGAGAACCTCGGCGTCTCCCGGCGGATAGATGACTCTCGCGAACGGGACCGGCTGAAGAGGATCATCAACGCGTGCCGCCCGCCCAACTGCGGCGTAATCGTGCGCACGGAGGCCGAAGGCAAATCGGAGCAGGATCTACGCAACGATATGGAGATGCTCACCCGGATGTGGGAGCAGATTCAGGAGGAGTCGGCGCGTACAAAGGCTCCCGGCCTGGTCCACAAGGATCTCAGCTTGATCTATAAGACGTTGCGCGACGTGTTCGGAAGCGATGTCACGCGCGTCCTCATAGACAGCAAAGAGGAACATGCCAAGGCGCTGGAGCTGGTGGAGATGATGTCTCCGAAGCTCAAGTCGCGGGTGCAGCTGTACGATAGCCCGGAGCCGATCTTCGACCATTTCGGGATCGAAACCGAGATTGACCGCCTGCTGAGGCGTAAGGTCTGGTTGAAGTCCGGAGGGCATCTCACCATTGACGAGACTGAGGCGCTGGTAACCATTGACGTCAACACGGGTAAGTTCATCGGCACCACCAGCCTGAACGAGACGATCCTGCGGACGAATCTGGACGCGGCGGCGGAGATCGCGCGGCAGCTCCGGTTGCGGGATATCGGCGGCATCATCGTCATAGACTTCATTGACATGACCAGCGCTAAGGACCGGGCGCAGGTGGTCAATGCGCTGGAGAAGGCGATGCGCAGCGACCGGACACGGACCAAGATCTCCCACATCAGTCCGCTCGGGATCGTGGAGATGACCCGTAAGCGCACCGGCGCTACCATCTCGGAGACGGTGGGAGAGGCGTGTCCCTATTGCCAGGGGCGCGGGCGCGTGGCTTCTGCTGTTTCCATCAGCATCGAGGCGGAGCGCGCTCTCAAGAAGGTGGCAAGCGAGTCTTCCGCCCGGGCGCTTCTGATCCACGTGAACCCCGTCGTGGCGTTCCATCTGATCGGCCAGCGGGGCGAGGTCATCGAAGAAATCGAGCGCCGGATTGACCGCAAGATCTATGTCCGCGCGCGCGAGGACATGCACGCGGAGAAGTTCGAGATCACTCCGGGCGATGAGAAAGAGCTGGAGAAGACTCTTTTACCATACAACCGGGATGAAATCGTCGAATGCCGTGTGGTAAGGGATCCGTACAGCACTTTGCCCCATGCCACAGCCTGGCTGGACGGATATCTGCTGGATCTGGCCAACGGCGGGCGGTATGTGGGACAGGTGGTCAGAGCCCGTCTCACGGAGATCCGGCGGAGTTGGGCTTCAGCTGAGGTGGTTGTTGGGCGTGAAGCCGAGCGGCCGGCGCTTGCGCGCTCGCGCAGTTGA
- the rplU gene encoding 50S ribosomal protein L21, whose translation MYAVVECGGRQYRVEPGAKLEVNRLEGEPGSEVVLDRVLLVSDDSGVRVGTPIVENARVSCTIVRHGKGRKIHGFHYKPKKNQYRHYGHRQAVTVLSVSSIS comes from the coding sequence ATGTACGCAGTAGTGGAATGCGGCGGACGGCAGTACCGGGTTGAGCCGGGCGCGAAGCTTGAGGTCAACCGTCTGGAGGGGGAGCCCGGGTCCGAGGTGGTGCTGGACCGCGTGTTGCTGGTGAGCGACGATTCCGGTGTGCGTGTCGGCACCCCCATCGTGGAGAACGCGCGGGTGTCGTGCACCATCGTGCGCCATGGCAAGGGGCGCAAGATCCACGGCTTTCACTACAAGCCAAAGAAGAACCAGTACCGGCATTACGGGCATCGGCAGGCGGTGACCGTGCTGTCCGTTTCGTCCATCAGCTGA
- a CDS encoding 50S ribosomal protein L27 — protein sequence MAHKKGVGSSRNGRDSNSKRLGVKAFDGEFVRAGSIIKRQRGTSHHPGRNVGVGKDYTLYALIDGFVKFEGSERSRRLVSVLPERQ from the coding sequence ATGGCACATAAAAAAGGCGTCGGTTCATCCCGGAACGGGCGCGACAGCAATTCCAAAAGGCTGGGTGTAAAGGCCTTCGACGGTGAGTTTGTCCGCGCCGGAAGCATCATAAAGCGCCAGCGCGGCACGTCCCATCACCCGGGACGCAACGTCGGAGTGGGCAAGGACTATACGCTGTATGCGCTGATTGACGGCTTCGTCAAGTTCGAAGGAAGCGAGAGATCCCGCAGGCTGGTCAGCGTCCTGCCGGAACGCCAGTAG
- the obg gene encoding GTPase Obg: protein MDFVDEVTIHVTSGKGGDGIVAFRREKYVPRGGPAGGDGGCGGDVVLQADASLNTLVDLRYQTRYRAPDGGRGGPNNRSGANQPPLIIRVPVGTSVYCVEKDRYIADLTYSGQTVVVARGGRGGRGNAAFATPTEQAPKFAELGEPGESFTLRLELRLLADVGVVGFPNCGKSTLIASVSNARPKIGDYPFTTLVPNLGVVRVGPGESFVMADVPGLIEGAHRGAGLGQRFLKHIERTRVLIHLVDCSPATGRDPVLDYEVIRGELEAYSHSVAALPEVVGLNKVDIPEARERATKAQQILTEKFEKSGRGCPLILPVSAATGEGIQQLVWAAARLLRKAPPRAPVAVEEVVRIEGPEAPFTVERGPSGEFVVSGRQAERLVAMTDLDNEQALRRLQGRLNALGVFRELEKRGVKHGDTVRVGSFEFEWVDEGAQLGDAGLAEK from the coding sequence TTGGACTTTGTTGACGAGGTCACGATCCACGTCACGTCCGGGAAGGGCGGCGATGGCATCGTGGCCTTTCGTCGTGAAAAGTATGTCCCTCGCGGAGGGCCTGCGGGAGGGGACGGTGGCTGCGGGGGCGATGTCGTTCTTCAGGCGGATGCTAGCCTGAATACTCTGGTAGACCTTCGCTACCAGACTCGTTACCGGGCCCCAGATGGAGGGCGCGGGGGGCCTAACAATCGCAGCGGCGCAAATCAACCGCCTTTGATAATCCGCGTACCGGTCGGCACCAGCGTCTACTGTGTGGAGAAAGACCGCTACATCGCGGATCTCACATATTCCGGCCAGACTGTGGTGGTAGCGAGAGGCGGCCGCGGCGGCCGCGGCAACGCGGCGTTCGCCACGCCGACGGAGCAGGCGCCCAAGTTCGCCGAACTGGGCGAGCCGGGCGAAAGCTTCACTCTCCGGCTGGAGTTGCGTCTACTGGCGGATGTGGGGGTGGTGGGCTTTCCCAACTGCGGCAAATCCACGCTCATCGCTTCCGTGTCAAACGCGCGGCCGAAGATAGGGGACTATCCCTTCACCACCCTGGTCCCGAACCTGGGTGTGGTCCGCGTGGGGCCAGGAGAATCGTTCGTGATGGCCGACGTCCCGGGGCTGATCGAGGGAGCGCATCGCGGGGCGGGCCTGGGCCAGAGGTTTCTGAAGCACATTGAGCGCACCCGGGTCTTGATCCATCTGGTTGATTGCTCGCCTGCGACCGGCCGGGACCCTGTCTTGGACTATGAAGTCATCCGGGGTGAGCTGGAAGCCTACAGCCATTCAGTGGCGGCTTTGCCGGAGGTTGTCGGCCTGAACAAGGTGGACATTCCCGAAGCCCGGGAACGGGCCACGAAGGCGCAGCAGATCCTGACGGAGAAGTTTGAGAAGTCCGGTCGGGGTTGTCCGCTCATCCTGCCAGTCTCAGCAGCCACCGGAGAGGGTATCCAGCAACTGGTCTGGGCGGCGGCCCGGTTGTTGCGCAAAGCTCCTCCCCGGGCTCCAGTGGCTGTGGAGGAGGTTGTGCGCATCGAGGGACCGGAAGCGCCGTTCACGGTGGAGAGAGGACCGTCCGGAGAGTTCGTTGTCTCTGGCCGTCAGGCCGAGCGGCTTGTGGCGATGACGGACCTGGATAACGAGCAGGCCCTGCGCCGGCTTCAAGGCAGGCTGAATGCGCTGGGTGTCTTCCGCGAGCTGGAGAAGCGTGGCGTAAAGCACGGGGATACGGTGCGGGTGGGCTCGTTCGAGTTCGAATGGGTGGACGAGGGCGCGCAGCTGGGCGACGCTGGGCTGGCGGAAAAATGA
- the proB gene encoding glutamate 5-kinase, translating into MKRVVVKVGTATLTDERGHLDAQYIAALCAQVVRAREAGWQVALVSSGAIRAGTIRLQMKRRPRSIPEKQAAAAVGQGLLMDKYATELDRYGAPAAQVLLTRDDFSDRTRYLNARNTLLTLLRFGAVPIINENDTVSVEEIRFGDNDMLAALVGTLVDADLVLLLTDVPGLCTAKPGAGRDAEVIPEVREITPELQRIAGGGESERGGTGGMSSKLAAAQIAMAAGIPLTIAHGREPAVVERVLRGERLGTRFVPGTSRLNSRKRWMAFAVPARGSLRVNEGAARMLATRRASLLPVGVIEVTGNFGPGDLVLVVDEENRTVARGFTNYSADEVRRVMGKNSSEIRQVLGYHEFDEVIHRDNLVVGV; encoded by the coding sequence TTGAAACGGGTTGTGGTCAAAGTTGGCACGGCGACCCTGACGGATGAACGAGGCCATCTGGACGCGCAGTATATTGCCGCCCTCTGCGCGCAAGTGGTGCGGGCGCGTGAGGCGGGCTGGCAGGTAGCGCTGGTCAGCTCAGGCGCCATCCGCGCAGGAACGATCCGCCTGCAGATGAAGCGGCGCCCGCGTTCGATTCCCGAAAAACAGGCCGCGGCGGCTGTGGGACAGGGCCTGTTGATGGACAAGTACGCCACAGAGCTGGACCGCTACGGCGCGCCGGCCGCACAGGTCCTGCTGACGCGGGACGATTTCTCGGATCGCACCCGGTACCTGAACGCCCGGAACACACTATTGACCCTGTTGCGCTTTGGAGCAGTACCGATCATCAACGAGAACGACACTGTCTCGGTGGAGGAGATCCGGTTCGGCGACAACGACATGCTGGCTGCTCTTGTTGGCACGTTGGTCGACGCCGATCTGGTGCTGCTCCTGACGGATGTGCCTGGCCTTTGCACGGCGAAGCCAGGCGCGGGCCGTGATGCCGAAGTGATCCCGGAGGTGCGGGAGATCACGCCGGAGCTGCAGAGGATCGCCGGCGGAGGCGAGTCCGAGCGCGGGGGCACGGGAGGAATGTCCAGTAAGCTGGCTGCGGCGCAGATCGCGATGGCGGCGGGGATTCCGCTCACGATCGCGCATGGCCGGGAACCGGCGGTTGTGGAGCGCGTGCTAAGGGGCGAGAGACTGGGAACACGCTTTGTGCCCGGCACTTCGCGGCTGAACAGCCGTAAGCGGTGGATGGCCTTCGCCGTTCCAGCAAGGGGCAGCCTGCGGGTGAACGAGGGGGCTGCCCGGATGCTGGCGACGCGGCGGGCATCGCTGCTCCCCGTGGGAGTGATCGAGGTTACAGGGAACTTCGGCCCGGGGGATCTGGTGCTGGTTGTCGATGAGGAGAACCGGACCGTGGCTCGCGGCTTCACGAACTACAGCGCGGATGAGGTCCGGCGGGTCATGGGTAAAAACTCCTCCGAGATCCGCCAAGTGCTGGGATATCACGAGTTCGACGAGGTCATCCACCGGGACAATCTGGTGGTAGGAGTTTAA
- the proA gene encoding gamma-glutamyl phosphate reductase, producing MADEMTEMIREMALKARTAARGLATASTKVKDAALHAMAEALVSRQDEIIEANGRDLAAARENGLSEALIDRLTLNPKRIADMAEGLRQVAALPDPVGRVSRGWRLPNGLDIKKVSVPMGVIGIIFESRPNVTVDAAGLCLKSGNAVILRGGKEAIHSNSTLTRVIADAAEKSGIPAGAMQLVETTDRAAATAMMEASGLIDCLIPRGGAGLIQSVVQNAKVPVIETGVGNCHTYVDASADLQMASDVAFNAKVQRCGVCNAMETLLVHADVAGQLLPLLCQRLADAGVEIRGCERTRALFPAAVPATEEDWFTEYLAMILAVRVVDSLDEAIQHINHYGSKHSEAIITRDFEAARRFENEIDAAAVYVNASTRFTDGFQYGLGAEIGISTQKLHARGPMGLEELTTYKYVVYGNGQIRS from the coding sequence GTGGCAGATGAGATGACAGAGATGATCCGGGAGATGGCGCTGAAAGCGCGAACGGCGGCGCGTGGACTGGCGACAGCATCCACGAAGGTGAAGGATGCCGCCCTGCACGCCATGGCGGAGGCGCTGGTCTCGCGTCAGGACGAGATCATCGAGGCGAACGGAAGGGATCTCGCCGCTGCGCGAGAGAACGGACTGTCCGAGGCGCTCATAGACCGGTTGACGCTGAACCCGAAGCGCATTGCGGACATGGCGGAGGGATTGCGCCAGGTGGCCGCGCTTCCTGATCCGGTCGGGCGAGTCAGCAGGGGGTGGCGTTTGCCGAACGGGCTGGACATCAAGAAGGTCTCCGTTCCTATGGGCGTCATCGGGATCATCTTCGAGTCCCGTCCCAATGTCACCGTGGACGCCGCCGGGCTCTGCCTGAAGTCCGGGAACGCCGTCATTTTGCGGGGCGGCAAGGAGGCCATTCACTCCAACTCGACCCTGACGCGGGTCATAGCGGACGCGGCTGAAAAGTCGGGGATCCCTGCGGGTGCGATGCAGCTGGTCGAGACCACCGACCGCGCCGCAGCCACGGCCATGATGGAGGCTTCCGGACTCATTGACTGCCTGATACCGAGGGGCGGCGCGGGGCTCATTCAGAGCGTCGTGCAGAACGCGAAGGTGCCGGTCATCGAGACAGGCGTCGGCAACTGCCATACCTACGTGGATGCTTCCGCCGACCTGCAAATGGCCTCCGACGTGGCCTTCAATGCCAAGGTGCAGCGCTGCGGCGTGTGCAACGCGATGGAGACCCTCCTGGTGCACGCGGATGTTGCCGGGCAGCTTCTGCCTTTGCTGTGTCAGCGGCTGGCCGATGCGGGTGTTGAGATTCGGGGGTGCGAGCGCACGCGCGCCCTGTTCCCGGCAGCCGTGCCCGCAACAGAGGAGGACTGGTTCACGGAGTATCTTGCGATGATTCTGGCGGTGCGTGTGGTGGACTCGCTGGACGAAGCCATACAGCACATCAACCACTATGGCTCCAAGCATTCGGAAGCCATCATTACAAGAGACTTCGAGGCGGCGCGGAGGTTCGAGAACGAAATAGACGCGGCGGCGGTCTATGTAAATGCGTCCACGCGTTTCACTGACGGGTTTCAGTACGGGTTAGGCGCAGAGATCGGCATCAGCACCCAGAAACTGCACGCGCGAGGCCCCATGGGCCTGGAAGAGCTGACCACATACAAGTATGTGGTCTACGGGAACGGTCAGATCCGGAGTTAG
- the nadD gene encoding putative nicotinate-nucleotide adenylyltransferase, producing MGAYGIMGGTFDPVHFGHLLMAERAREEFGLQRVIFVPAGVPAHKPAWRVTEAQHRWNMVCLAIGDNACFEASRIEIDRPGPTYSIDTVREFRRLWPEDEPFFIVGMDTVEEIPGWHRAEELVHLTQFIVACRPGWDCNPREVLPEGFPVRLHLVESPLMEISSTDIRERVRRGKSIRYTAPASVVDYIQANNLYRDGDD from the coding sequence TTGGGCGCGTATGGCATTATGGGCGGCACCTTCGACCCGGTGCACTTCGGCCATCTGTTGATGGCGGAGCGGGCGCGGGAGGAGTTCGGACTCCAGCGGGTGATCTTCGTGCCTGCCGGAGTTCCTGCCCACAAGCCTGCCTGGCGCGTGACAGAGGCGCAGCACCGCTGGAACATGGTCTGCCTCGCCATCGGAGACAACGCGTGTTTCGAGGCCTCGCGCATCGAGATCGACCGGCCCGGCCCGACATATTCCATAGACACCGTAAGGGAGTTCCGCCGGCTGTGGCCGGAGGATGAACCTTTCTTCATTGTGGGAATGGATACTGTGGAGGAGATTCCCGGATGGCATCGGGCGGAAGAGCTGGTCCATCTGACACAGTTCATTGTGGCCTGCCGCCCCGGCTGGGATTGCAATCCGCGTGAGGTTCTTCCCGAAGGTTTTCCTGTCCGGTTGCATCTGGTCGAAAGCCCGTTGATGGAGATCTCTTCCACGGATATCCGGGAACGCGTCCGGCGGGGCAAAAGCATCCGCTACACCGCTCCGGCGTCTGTGGTGGACTATATTCAGGCGAACAATCTTTACAGGGATGGGGATGACTGA
- the rsfS gene encoding ribosomal silencing factor RsfS, whose translation MPSLSSKLPAEQKLKLILDSLEEKKAIAPEVMDLTGRTLVADYFVVTHGTSDVHIRALSDAVVEAMEEKGGQRARQEGDYHANWVLLDYGDVVVHIFTAEARAMYDLDSLWRTMEERRGDASQD comes from the coding sequence ATGCCCTCTCTATCGTCCAAGCTGCCTGCGGAACAGAAGCTGAAGTTGATCCTGGATTCTCTGGAGGAGAAGAAGGCCATCGCTCCGGAGGTGATGGATCTGACCGGCCGGACTCTGGTGGCGGATTATTTCGTGGTGACGCACGGAACGTCGGACGTGCACATCCGGGCCCTTTCGGATGCCGTAGTCGAGGCCATGGAGGAGAAGGGGGGCCAGCGGGCCCGGCAGGAGGGGGACTATCACGCCAACTGGGTGCTGCTGGACTACGGTGACGTGGTGGTTCACATCTTTACCGCTGAAGCGCGGGCGATGTACGATCTGGACTCTCTGTGGAGAACCATGGAGGAGCGCAGGGGAGACGCGAGCCAGGACTGA
- a CDS encoding protein phosphatase has protein sequence MFPSGKGSRALPLPPVRQLPGKLRVRAYALSATGRRLTNEDAFVCVVDPPSPEWVQGLFIVADGIGGRQNGQIASSVAVRAAREAVLGAEGFFSPERARDALLEAFRRADREVYKVSRTDPLLDGMGTTLTVALLAQRRLFVASLGDSRAYLHRGRRLVQLTDDDWMRTCAEALPPGGDGVPDQDLTVVTRAVGWGDDELAPQTIQIEVGAEDLILVCTDGLWDGLSERQIEEALHRHGKHPDVCVRRVVQMAAARPDADNVTAIVARLEQA, from the coding sequence GTGTTCCCTTCGGGAAAAGGGAGCCGAGCATTACCCCTGCCACCCGTGCGGCAGTTGCCGGGAAAGCTGCGGGTGCGCGCTTATGCGCTCAGCGCCACCGGGCGGAGACTCACGAACGAGGACGCTTTCGTCTGCGTCGTGGATCCTCCGTCGCCGGAGTGGGTACAGGGTCTTTTCATAGTCGCGGACGGGATCGGCGGGAGGCAGAATGGCCAGATCGCCAGTTCCGTCGCCGTACGCGCCGCCCGGGAGGCTGTCCTGGGGGCCGAAGGGTTTTTCTCGCCGGAGCGTGCCCGGGATGCATTGCTGGAAGCATTCCGCCGGGCGGACCGTGAGGTCTACAAAGTCTCTCGGACCGATCCGCTGCTGGATGGGATGGGAACCACCCTGACGGTGGCGCTGCTGGCGCAGCGGCGTCTATTCGTGGCCAGTCTGGGCGACTCCCGCGCTTATTTGCATCGAGGGCGCAGGCTGGTGCAACTGACCGACGACGACTGGATGCGGACGTGCGCGGAAGCGTTGCCACCCGGCGGTGACGGGGTTCCTGATCAGGATCTGACCGTCGTGACTCGTGCGGTGGGATGGGGCGATGACGAACTGGCCCCTCAGACGATACAGATCGAGGTCGGGGCGGAAGACCTGATTCTGGTGTGCACGGACGGTCTCTGGGACGGTCTGAGCGAGCGGCAGATCGAGGAGGCCCTTCATCGTCACGGCAAGCATCCGGACGTGTGCGTCCGGAGGGTCGTCCAGATGGCGGCAGCGCGCCCGGATGCCGATAACGTGACGGCTATTGTGGCCCGTCTGGAACAGGCGTGA
- a CDS encoding peptidase M14 encodes MPDPDFDHFLPYAELTEKLFALVHSRPDILSIQSIGKSHEGRDIWCVTVTSCATGPDAEKPAFWVDGNIHATELSASSACLYFLKRLSREYGSNPDVTYCLDTRAFYVVPRLNPDGAELYFSDPPRFLRSSTRPYPYDEEPLEGLRRQDVDGDGRILSMRIPDPNGPWKKSPQEPRLMVRREPEEREGEFYRILPEGILENWDGVTLSVMPNKEGLDLNRNFPAHWRQEFEQHGAGPFPTSEPEVRAMAAFLASHPNITGGVSFHTYSGVLLRPYGTQSDEEFPAEDLWTYKKIGRKGTEITGYPNVSVYHDFRYHPKEVITGVSDDWMYDHLGMFAWTVEIWSPQRQAGIQEYKFIDWYREHPFEDDLKMLRWSDEVLEGKGYVDWYPFEHPQLGAIELGGWDEMYCFRNPPPHLLEKELALFPDWLVWQALISPRLELRRLDVEPLGGRTFRIRLVVDNTGWLPTYVTKRALDRKVFRPVVVEIELPEDAQLKSGKLREEMRQLEGRAYTDVSPYGWHVDATEERLKAEWVVTAPAGGTVRVIARHERAGTVRAEVSLE; translated from the coding sequence GTGCCCGACCCGGATTTCGACCATTTCCTGCCCTATGCTGAGTTGACCGAGAAGCTGTTCGCCCTGGTGCACTCCCGTCCCGACATCTTGAGCATCCAGTCCATCGGGAAAAGCCACGAAGGGCGCGATATCTGGTGTGTCACCGTCACCAGTTGCGCCACCGGGCCGGACGCGGAAAAGCCAGCTTTCTGGGTGGACGGCAACATTCACGCAACAGAGCTTTCAGCTTCCAGCGCCTGCCTTTACTTTCTGAAGCGCCTCTCCCGGGAATACGGCAGCAATCCGGATGTCACCTACTGCCTGGATACTCGCGCGTTTTACGTGGTTCCGCGCCTGAATCCGGACGGGGCAGAGCTGTATTTCTCCGATCCACCACGCTTCCTTCGCTCCAGCACGCGCCCCTATCCTTACGACGAAGAACCGCTGGAAGGGCTGCGGCGGCAGGATGTGGATGGCGACGGGCGCATCCTCAGCATGCGCATCCCGGATCCGAACGGTCCCTGGAAAAAGAGTCCGCAGGAGCCCCGCCTGATGGTGCGCCGGGAGCCTGAAGAGCGGGAAGGCGAGTTCTACCGCATCCTCCCGGAAGGTATCCTGGAAAACTGGGACGGCGTGACACTCAGCGTGATGCCCAACAAAGAGGGGCTGGATCTAAACAGGAACTTCCCGGCCCACTGGCGTCAAGAGTTCGAGCAGCACGGGGCGGGGCCTTTTCCCACCAGCGAACCCGAGGTCCGGGCGATGGCGGCCTTTCTCGCCTCGCATCCCAACATCACAGGGGGTGTTTCCTTTCACACCTACTCTGGAGTATTGCTCCGTCCCTACGGTACCCAGAGCGACGAAGAGTTCCCCGCGGAGGATCTCTGGACCTACAAAAAGATTGGCCGGAAGGGCACCGAAATCACAGGATATCCCAACGTCAGCGTGTACCACGACTTCCGCTATCATCCCAAAGAGGTCATCACCGGAGTTTCGGACGACTGGATGTACGACCATCTGGGCATGTTCGCCTGGACAGTGGAGATCTGGAGCCCTCAGCGTCAGGCGGGGATCCAGGAGTACAAGTTCATCGACTGGTACAGGGAACATCCCTTCGAAGACGATCTCAAGATGCTGCGTTGGAGTGATGAGGTCCTCGAAGGCAAGGGTTACGTGGACTGGTACCCTTTCGAGCATCCCCAGCTGGGAGCCATCGAACTGGGTGGTTGGGACGAGATGTACTGTTTCCGCAACCCGCCACCGCACCTTCTGGAGAAAGAGCTGGCCCTTTTCCCGGACTGGCTGGTCTGGCAGGCGCTCATCTCGCCTCGGCTGGAGCTGAGACGCCTGGACGTCGAGCCGCTGGGCGGCCGGACGTTCCGGATCCGGCTGGTGGTGGATAATACAGGGTGGCTCCCCACCTATGTGACGAAACGCGCGCTGGATCGGAAGGTGTTCCGGCCGGTGGTGGTGGAGATCGAACTGCCGGAGGACGCACAGTTGAAGTCCGGCAAGCTCCGGGAAGAGATGCGCCAACTGGAGGGACGGGCCTACACAGATGTCAGTCCTTACGGCTGGCACGTGGATGCCACTGAGGAACGGCTGAAGGCGGAATGGGTCGTCACGGCGCCTGCTGGCGGCACAGTCCGGGTGATCGCTCGCCACGAAAGGGCGGGCACAGTGCGGGCGGAGGTATCTCTGGAGTGA
- a CDS encoding ABC transporter substrate-binding protein: MSRFALSMTVLFCLLALGGCTPSGDSPDQVVRVGFFANVTHAPVLIGLADGSFQKALPRGWTIQSRVFPAGPELMVALASGALDIAYVGPVPYLTAKARGVPVAAQAGVCRGGVRLVAIPAVARQGFEGLGGRVVLVPQFGNTQDIQLRMLLERLGVATDGPNGVRLAQANPADADALLLSGQAGAALLPEPWGSALIHSGRAVEMDIPAGGEILRESPVTVLVSSEHFARRHSGVLGGWLEAHRQVVQRIRKDPGRAAMLTDEQIQKWTGKSLPRRVAQKAFRSCVFDETLDSSILAKMAQVSARNGYLPRRDGLVESLVGEMGGRQGG, encoded by the coding sequence ATGTCGAGATTCGCTCTGAGCATGACTGTCCTGTTCTGCCTGCTGGCTCTCGGAGGCTGCACCCCCTCAGGAGACAGCCCAGACCAAGTCGTCCGGGTGGGCTTCTTCGCCAATGTAACCCATGCTCCGGTTCTGATCGGGCTCGCCGACGGCTCTTTTCAGAAGGCGCTCCCGCGTGGCTGGACCATCCAGTCTCGTGTTTTCCCCGCCGGACCGGAGTTGATGGTGGCTCTGGCATCGGGCGCGCTGGATATCGCCTACGTAGGGCCGGTGCCTTATCTCACCGCCAAAGCACGCGGGGTGCCGGTGGCGGCTCAGGCGGGAGTGTGCCGCGGCGGTGTGCGCCTCGTGGCCATCCCGGCAGTGGCTCGCCAGGGATTCGAGGGGTTGGGCGGCAGAGTTGTCCTGGTGCCGCAGTTTGGCAATACCCAGGACATACAGTTGCGGATGCTCCTGGAGCGGCTGGGTGTGGCCACGGACGGCCCAAATGGCGTGCGGCTGGCGCAGGCCAACCCGGCGGACGCGGACGCCCTGCTGCTATCTGGTCAGGCCGGAGCGGCTCTCTTGCCGGAGCCATGGGGAAGCGCCCTGATCCATTCCGGACGCGCCGTGGAGATGGACATCCCGGCCGGAGGAGAGATTCTCCGGGAGAGTCCGGTCACGGTGCTTGTGTCCTCGGAACACTTCGCCCGGCGGCATTCCGGCGTGCTTGGCGGATGGCTGGAGGCCCACCGGCAGGTAGTTCAGCGGATAAGGAAAGATCCTGGCCGTGCTGCAATGTTGACGGACGAGCAGATCCAGAAATGGACAGGAAAGAGTTTGCCCCGGCGTGTAGCGCAGAAGGCATTTCGCTCCTGCGTCTTCGACGAGACCCTTGATTCCTCCATCCTCGCCAAGATGGCGCAGGTCAGCGCTCGTAATGGTTATCTCCCCCGGCGCGACGGGCTTGTTGAGTCACTGGTCGGAGAGATGGGGGGCCGGCAGGGGGGGTGA